In Rickettsiales bacterium, a genomic segment contains:
- a CDS encoding tetratricopeptide repeat protein: MNPQAATSLDGPLQTVQKSPFAGSYTTVTGQYLSASVARQIGNSKQALGYLNKAIGLGSSNDDLCLDAYGLALSAGDIDLAEHFASKVKQGADNVILSPKLLQAVVAMKKGNFAAAENLLNQAPEKGFGQLVLALLKSWALHAQNKPVPIEELTALMQQGGEFELLVKYQLAVLFESMGNDRAPYFDELAKMPYLPHHIVLTLAEHYKRIGNDKQRAQLMKRYEGKAGLQLSADAPIVPVLTPVEGAAEVFYSIASLLVSVDALDPAKVPLHLAYYLRPNFASVNFIQAQIAEQQGETITAINAYNALQEDSAYGLMASLQLAYLQQEVQNIPAALTQIEKLLKHHPESLSIWLAKGDVLRNEKKYNEAIEAYTAAIDTLQEKKAEHWPAFYSRAIAHERAGDWQKAEEDFLEALRLQPDQPEVLNYLGYSWLIQNRQLSQAKAMIQKAVRARPRDAHIIDSMGWAFYRLGEYEKSLSYLERAVNLNPRDATVNEHLGDVYWRMGYKIQARYQWERALTFGPSEPGQIEGLEGKVASGLPAADVPKSDVMQAEFLAEEKDQQRAAIQSEEEKKVE, translated from the coding sequence ATGAATCCACAGGCTGCGACCAGTCTGGATGGTCCTCTGCAGACGGTTCAAAAGTCTCCTTTTGCGGGGAGTTATACGACCGTTACGGGGCAATATTTGTCTGCGAGTGTCGCGCGTCAAATCGGAAATTCGAAGCAAGCTTTAGGTTATTTGAATAAAGCGATTGGCCTTGGCAGCAGCAATGATGACCTTTGCTTAGATGCTTATGGTTTGGCGCTTAGTGCTGGTGATATTGATCTAGCTGAGCATTTCGCCTCCAAGGTGAAGCAGGGTGCTGATAATGTGATTCTCTCGCCGAAGTTGCTTCAGGCAGTCGTCGCGATGAAAAAAGGCAATTTTGCTGCAGCCGAAAATTTACTGAACCAGGCGCCCGAAAAAGGCTTCGGCCAATTGGTTCTCGCCTTGCTGAAATCATGGGCATTACATGCGCAAAATAAGCCGGTGCCGATTGAAGAACTGACTGCATTGATGCAGCAAGGCGGCGAATTCGAGTTATTGGTGAAATACCAACTCGCGGTTTTATTCGAGTCGATGGGCAATGACCGCGCGCCCTATTTTGATGAATTAGCGAAAATGCCTTACTTGCCGCATCATATCGTGCTGACGTTAGCGGAGCACTATAAGCGTATTGGTAATGATAAGCAGCGCGCGCAATTGATGAAGCGTTACGAAGGGAAAGCTGGATTGCAGCTCTCTGCGGATGCACCGATTGTTCCGGTCTTAACGCCAGTCGAAGGGGCGGCGGAGGTGTTTTACAGTATTGCGAGTTTACTCGTTTCCGTTGATGCGCTCGATCCGGCGAAGGTGCCGCTACATTTAGCCTATTATCTGCGGCCTAACTTTGCATCGGTGAATTTCATACAAGCGCAAATTGCGGAACAGCAAGGTGAAACAATCACTGCGATTAATGCGTATAATGCATTGCAGGAAGATAGCGCCTATGGCCTGATGGCATCATTGCAATTGGCTTATTTACAGCAAGAAGTGCAGAATATTCCTGCGGCTCTTACTCAAATTGAGAAATTGCTAAAACATCATCCAGAGTCGCTAAGTATCTGGCTAGCGAAAGGTGATGTGCTACGCAACGAGAAGAAATACAATGAGGCGATTGAAGCTTATACGGCGGCAATTGATACGTTGCAGGAGAAAAAAGCGGAACACTGGCCGGCATTCTATTCACGTGCGATTGCACATGAGCGAGCAGGCGACTGGCAGAAAGCGGAAGAGGACTTCTTAGAGGCGCTGCGTTTGCAGCCCGATCAACCCGAAGTGCTCAATTATCTCGGTTATAGTTGGTTGATTCAAAACCGTCAGCTGAGCCAAGCGAAAGCGATGATTCAAAAAGCCGTGCGCGCGCGTCCACGTGATGCGCATATTATCGATAGTATGGGCTGGGCGTTTTATCGCCTCGGTGAATATGAAAAATCTCTCAGTTATTTGGAGCGTGCGGTGAATTTAAACCCACGCGATGCAACGGTGAACGAACATCTCGGCGATGTCTACTGGCGTATGGGGTATAAGATCCAAGCGCGCTATCAGTGGGAACGCGCCCTGACCTTTGGTCCTAGCGAGCCTGGGCAAATTGAGGGCCTAGAAGGTAAAGTTGCTTCTGGGTTGCCCGCCGCAGATGTGCCAAAATCAGATGTGATGCAAGCGGAGTTTCTGGCAGAAGAAAAAGATCAACAGCGCGCGGCGATCCAGTCTGAAGAAGAGAAAAAAGTCGAGTAA
- a CDS encoding 4-(cytidine 5'-diphospho)-2-C-methyl-D-erythritol kinase, with the protein MADVFAPAKVNLFLHVTGRHEGYHTLQTVCFFPSVGDRLVVSKRLLTKADELEISGPFAHGLPPEPQHNLILQVLSKLRENHAIPYYSIHLQKRLPIAAGLGGGSANVGAVLRVISRETGIDFSDEPYSSELTALGADIPACYLSQPLFAEGIGDEILPWPKMPDFGVLLVNPLEPLATREVYERNEQFTTPAMMSAPKSQAGWMSLIKTTKNDLQMVAENMVPEIPEMIDELEQTYEAITARMSGSGATCFALYPSLVEAQVAEAKMRAAHPTWWVQAGKVHHGAEA; encoded by the coding sequence ATGGCAGATGTTTTTGCTCCCGCGAAAGTGAACCTTTTTTTGCATGTGACAGGCAGGCATGAAGGCTATCATACTTTGCAAACAGTTTGTTTCTTTCCGTCGGTTGGAGATCGTTTAGTTGTGTCTAAACGTCTGTTAACCAAAGCAGATGAATTAGAAATCAGCGGCCCCTTTGCGCATGGCCTACCACCAGAACCTCAGCATAATTTAATCCTTCAGGTTCTGAGCAAATTACGCGAAAACCATGCGATTCCTTATTACAGTATTCACTTGCAAAAACGACTGCCTATTGCGGCGGGCTTGGGCGGTGGCTCTGCGAATGTGGGCGCGGTCTTGCGTGTTATTTCGCGCGAAACGGGAATAGACTTTTCTGATGAACCTTACTCAAGCGAGCTCACGGCACTCGGCGCTGATATCCCGGCCTGTTATCTTTCTCAGCCGCTCTTTGCGGAAGGGATTGGCGATGAAATTCTACCTTGGCCGAAAATGCCCGACTTTGGGGTGTTATTGGTGAATCCACTAGAGCCGCTTGCTACGCGCGAAGTGTATGAACGTAATGAGCAATTTACCACGCCTGCCATGATGAGCGCCCCCAAGTCACAAGCCGGGTGGATGTCGCTTATTAAAACGACCAAAAATGATCTACAGATGGTGGCAGAGAATATGGTGCCGGAAATTCCGGAAATGATTGATGAATTAGAACAAACATATGAAGCAATTACTGCGCGTATGAGCGGGAGTGGGGCCACTTGTTTCGCGCTTTATCCAAGCCTCGTAGAAGCGCAAGTGGCGGAAGCAAAAATGCGTGCAGCTCATCCGACGTGGTGGGTTCAGGCAGGAAAGGTACATCATGGGGCAGAGGCGTAA